From a single Microbacterium murale genomic region:
- a CDS encoding sensor histidine kinase has product MDPSNAGQALARSPWRFLTSRWPWLALLYLLLSAVIGLVMLPLAVLTLLFVPLWGILIGAVERRRTRLLGFPPQRSGHVRVIREERHNWLGVRLTEAATWRETGALLSDVVLGLLSFVLLLFEALSLFLLLSLGFIGSQRRADVNLFGDVHLVVDQSTWWSVIPVGIVLLPLFGYLNALLATGHALMLRALCGPREEELSRNVERLTRSRAALVQAFEDERRRIERDLHDGVQQELVTLAARLGMVSLELDELADRNAETTAARHALEAAQDQAEHAMATLRRTVRGIHPAVLTDHGLRAALDELADRTPVPLELDITSLSRVAPAIETAAYYLVTEAITNAAKHTAASRVHVRAQVASSTVDVTVTDNGHGGAREEAGTGLRGLRERVETLGGSFDLVSPAGGPTQLHMSVPLKGEGRHDAHTAR; this is encoded by the coding sequence ATGGATCCGAGTAACGCGGGCCAAGCGCTGGCACGCTCACCGTGGCGGTTCCTCACCAGTCGCTGGCCATGGCTGGCGCTGCTGTATCTCCTGCTCAGCGCGGTGATCGGCCTCGTCATGCTTCCTCTGGCCGTGCTCACCCTCCTCTTCGTCCCCTTGTGGGGCATCCTCATCGGGGCTGTGGAGCGCCGGCGCACGCGTCTGCTCGGCTTTCCGCCGCAGCGATCGGGACATGTCCGTGTGATCCGGGAGGAACGGCACAACTGGCTGGGCGTTCGCCTCACCGAGGCCGCCACATGGCGAGAGACCGGAGCGCTGCTCAGCGACGTGGTGCTGGGCCTGCTCTCCTTCGTTCTGCTGCTCTTCGAAGCCCTCAGCCTGTTCTTGCTCCTCTCGCTCGGCTTCATCGGCTCCCAGCGTCGCGCCGATGTGAATCTCTTCGGCGACGTCCACCTCGTGGTCGATCAGAGCACCTGGTGGTCGGTGATTCCGGTCGGAATCGTGTTGCTCCCGCTGTTCGGGTATCTGAATGCGCTGCTCGCCACCGGGCACGCCTTGATGCTGCGCGCACTCTGCGGGCCGCGCGAAGAGGAGCTCAGTCGGAACGTCGAGCGGCTCACCCGTTCGCGCGCCGCCCTCGTGCAGGCCTTCGAGGACGAACGCCGCCGCATCGAACGAGACCTTCACGATGGCGTGCAACAAGAGCTGGTCACGCTCGCCGCGCGGCTCGGGATGGTGAGCTTGGAGTTGGATGAACTCGCCGACCGCAACGCCGAAACCACAGCCGCCCGCCACGCCCTCGAGGCTGCGCAGGATCAGGCAGAACACGCGATGGCAACACTGCGGCGAACCGTTCGCGGCATCCATCCCGCCGTACTCACCGACCACGGGCTCCGCGCGGCTTTGGACGAGTTGGCCGATCGTACCCCCGTTCCGCTCGAGCTCGACATCACCTCTCTCTCGCGAGTTGCTCCCGCGATAGAAACCGCCGCGTACTACCTCGTCACCGAGGCGATCACCAATGCGGCCAAGCACACGGCCGCGTCCCGCGTTCACGTGCGGGCACAGGTCGCCTCGAGCACGGTCGATGTCACCGTCACCGACAACGGGCACGGCGGTGCCCGCGAAGAGGCCGGGACGGGTCTTCGCGGACTGCGCGAGCGCGTCGAGACGCTCGGGGGCAGCTTCGACCTCGTCAGTCCCGCCGGTGGGCCCACCCAGCTGCACATGTCCGTGCCTCTGAAGGGGGAAGGTCGACACGATGCGCATACTGCTCGCTGA
- a CDS encoding response regulator transcription factor encodes MRILLAEDSTLLREALVALLERLGHQVIAAATTAPQLLQEFIRLHGESMHPDLVLTDVRMPPDNSDDGLRTALRIRELSPAQPVMVLSQYIADTYARELLTLPQGAIGYLLKDRINRVRDFAQALDVVASGGTVIDSDVVQHLLRVRPQGPLSTLTGREREVLALMADGRSNTEIAAALVLTDAAISKHIGNIFLKLGLSPVDENRRVRAVLVYLQAEPR; translated from the coding sequence ATGCGCATACTGCTCGCTGAGGATTCCACGCTGCTTCGCGAGGCACTCGTCGCGCTCCTGGAACGACTCGGTCACCAGGTCATCGCGGCGGCGACCACCGCGCCGCAGCTGTTGCAGGAGTTCATCCGCCTGCACGGGGAGAGCATGCACCCAGACCTCGTCCTCACCGACGTGCGGATGCCGCCGGACAACAGCGACGACGGTCTGAGGACCGCTCTGCGAATTCGGGAGCTGTCGCCTGCCCAGCCCGTGATGGTCCTGTCGCAGTACATCGCCGACACCTATGCCCGCGAGCTTCTCACTCTCCCGCAGGGTGCGATCGGCTATCTCTTGAAGGACCGGATCAATCGGGTGCGCGACTTCGCGCAAGCGCTGGACGTCGTCGCATCCGGTGGCACCGTCATCGACTCTGACGTCGTGCAGCATCTCCTGCGTGTACGGCCGCAAGGACCGCTCTCGACGCTCACGGGACGAGAGCGAGAAGTTCTCGCTCTCATGGCCGACGGCCGCTCCAACACGGAGATCGCTGCCGCGCTGGTGCTGACCGATGCCGCCATCAGCAAGCACATCGGCAACATCTTCCTCAAGCTCGGCCTGAGTCCCGTCGATGAGAACAGGCGGGTCAGAGCCGTGCTGGTCTACCTTCAGGCCGAACCGCGCTGA
- a CDS encoding heme o synthase has translation MDISTMSEATAVKRPIGQTIKAYVSLTKPRVLELLLVSTVPVMFLAEGGMPNLWLVLATVFGGSMSAGSAASFNMYLDRDMDAQMHRTEKRPLVTGEISPRAALIFSWTLAIASTVWLLATTNWLTATLSVAAIFFYVVIYTMILKRRTEQNIIWGGIAGCFPVVIGWSAVTGDVAWPAIVLFALVFLWTPAHYWPLSMKYRDDYEGADVPMLGVTRNASQVGLQVILYAWATLACSLLLIPVADMGLVYSVSAVVFGGWFVYESHRLYSQAVRGTNPRPMRVFHASITYLTLIFVAVAVDPLLPF, from the coding sequence ATCGATATCTCGACTATGTCCGAGGCGACGGCGGTGAAACGGCCGATCGGCCAGACGATCAAGGCGTATGTCTCGCTGACGAAGCCCCGTGTTCTCGAGCTTCTGCTCGTCTCCACCGTGCCGGTCATGTTCCTCGCCGAGGGCGGGATGCCGAACCTCTGGCTCGTACTGGCGACCGTGTTCGGCGGCTCGATGAGCGCCGGATCTGCGGCATCGTTCAACATGTATCTCGACCGGGACATGGATGCGCAGATGCATCGCACCGAGAAGCGTCCGCTCGTGACGGGTGAGATATCGCCGCGAGCAGCGCTGATCTTCTCCTGGACCCTCGCGATCGCATCCACTGTCTGGTTGCTCGCCACGACGAACTGGCTGACGGCGACGCTGTCAGTCGCCGCGATCTTCTTCTACGTCGTCATCTACACGATGATCCTCAAGCGTCGTACCGAGCAGAACATCATCTGGGGCGGGATCGCAGGCTGCTTCCCGGTGGTGATCGGCTGGTCGGCCGTCACCGGTGACGTCGCATGGCCCGCCATCGTGCTGTTCGCGCTGGTGTTCCTGTGGACGCCTGCGCACTACTGGCCGCTGTCGATGAAGTACCGGGATGATTACGAAGGCGCCGACGTTCCGATGCTCGGCGTCACGCGCAACGCGTCACAGGTCGGGCTCCAGGTCATTCTGTACGCCTGGGCCACCCTCGCGTGCTCGCTGCTGCTGATTCCGGTCGCCGACATGGGCCTCGTGTACTCCGTGTCCGCCGTGGTGTTCGGTGGCTGGTTCGTCTACGAGTCGCACCGGCTGTATTCGCAGGCGGTGCGTGGAACGAACCCGCGTCCGATGCGGGTGTTCCACGCCTCCATCACCTACTTGACGTTGATATTCGTCGCCGTGGCTGTCGACCCGCTGCTGCCGTTCTGA
- the tkt gene encoding transketolase, translating to MTLSELQWEEIDRRAVDTARILAADAVEKVGNGHPGTAMSLAPLAYLLYQRVLRHDPTDTDWLGRDRFILSAGHSSLTQYVQLYLGGFGLELDDLKSLRTWGSKTPGHPEYGHTKGVEITTGPLGQGLASAVGFAYASRYERGLFDPEAAAGTSPFDHFVYVIAGDGDLQEGITSEAGSLAGHQQLGNLITFYDSNQISIEDDTNVAFTEDVAARYEAYGWHVQTIDWKKSGEYVEDVAELFAAVEAAKGETDKPSLIILKTIIGWPSPGKQNSGKIHGSALGADELAATKKVLGFDPEETFVVADDVIAHTRALADRAAEVRAAWQKSFDAWADANPERKTLLDRLEAKDLPADIASALPVFEAGKEVSTRAASGQVINALAAELPELWGGSADLAESNLTTIKGAKSFIPSEWSTHEWSGSPYGRVLHFGIREHAMGAIINGIVLHGPTRAFGGTFLIFSDYMRPSVRLAALMNIPSIFVWTHDSVALGEDGPTHQPIEQLATLRAIPNFTVVRPADANETSVVWLELLRRHAGPAGIALTRQNIPVFARGAGAASGDTFASADNATKGAYVLAEAPNGTPDVILIATGSEVQLAVAARETLAADGINARVVSAPSLEWFDEQDAAYRESVLPAAVAARVSVEAGSDLTWRGIVGDNGRSVAIDHFGASADYKTLFQEFGITTEAVVEAARATVKENA from the coding sequence ATGACCTTGTCGGAATTGCAGTGGGAAGAGATTGACCGGCGCGCGGTGGACACCGCACGGATTCTGGCGGCGGATGCCGTCGAGAAGGTCGGCAACGGTCACCCTGGCACGGCGATGAGCCTCGCGCCTCTCGCCTACCTCCTCTACCAGCGCGTTCTGCGCCACGACCCGACCGACACCGATTGGCTGGGCCGCGACCGCTTCATCCTCTCCGCGGGCCACTCCTCGCTGACGCAGTACGTCCAGCTCTACCTGGGCGGCTTCGGACTCGAACTCGATGACCTCAAGTCGCTGCGCACGTGGGGATCGAAGACGCCTGGTCACCCCGAGTACGGGCACACCAAGGGCGTGGAGATCACGACCGGTCCTCTCGGCCAGGGCCTCGCATCCGCCGTCGGGTTCGCCTATGCATCCCGCTACGAGCGTGGACTGTTCGACCCTGAGGCCGCTGCGGGTACGAGCCCGTTCGATCACTTCGTGTACGTGATCGCCGGCGACGGCGACCTGCAGGAGGGCATCACCAGCGAGGCGGGCTCGCTCGCCGGTCACCAGCAGCTCGGCAACCTCATCACCTTCTACGACTCCAACCAGATCTCGATCGAGGACGACACGAATGTCGCCTTCACCGAAGACGTCGCCGCACGCTACGAGGCCTACGGCTGGCATGTGCAGACGATCGACTGGAAGAAGAGCGGCGAGTACGTCGAAGACGTCGCCGAGCTGTTCGCGGCCGTCGAGGCGGCGAAGGGCGAGACCGACAAGCCGTCGCTCATCATCCTGAAGACGATCATCGGCTGGCCGTCGCCCGGCAAGCAGAACAGCGGCAAGATCCATGGTTCAGCGCTCGGCGCCGACGAGCTCGCCGCGACCAAGAAGGTCCTCGGGTTCGACCCGGAGGAGACCTTCGTCGTCGCAGACGACGTGATCGCGCACACCCGCGCTCTCGCCGACCGCGCCGCCGAGGTCCGCGCCGCCTGGCAGAAGTCGTTCGACGCCTGGGCCGACGCGAACCCCGAGCGCAAGACGTTGCTCGACCGGCTCGAGGCGAAAGACCTTCCCGCCGATATCGCCTCCGCCCTGCCTGTCTTCGAAGCAGGCAAGGAAGTCTCCACGCGCGCAGCCTCCGGCCAGGTCATCAACGCCCTCGCTGCCGAGCTGCCGGAGCTGTGGGGCGGTTCCGCCGATCTCGCGGAATCGAACCTCACCACCATCAAGGGCGCGAAATCGTTCATCCCGTCCGAGTGGTCCACCCATGAATGGTCCGGCTCGCCCTACGGGCGAGTGCTGCACTTCGGCATCCGCGAGCACGCCATGGGCGCGATCATCAACGGCATCGTGCTGCACGGCCCGACGCGCGCCTTCGGCGGAACCTTCCTCATCTTCAGCGACTACATGCGTCCGTCGGTCCGCCTCGCCGCGCTGATGAACATCCCCAGCATCTTCGTCTGGACGCACGACTCCGTCGCGCTCGGCGAAGACGGTCCGACCCACCAGCCAATCGAGCAGCTCGCGACACTGCGCGCCATCCCGAACTTCACCGTGGTGCGGCCGGCAGACGCGAACGAGACCTCGGTCGTCTGGCTCGAGCTTCTTCGCCGCCACGCGGGCCCCGCTGGTATCGCGCTGACGCGCCAGAACATCCCGGTGTTCGCACGCGGAGCAGGCGCGGCATCCGGCGACACCTTCGCGTCAGCCGACAACGCGACCAAGGGCGCCTACGTGCTCGCCGAGGCGCCGAACGGCACGCCGGACGTCATCCTCATCGCCACCGGCTCCGAAGTCCAGCTCGCGGTCGCCGCTCGCGAGACACTGGCAGCCGACGGCATCAACGCCCGTGTCGTGTCCGCTCCGTCGCTGGAGTGGTTCGACGAACAGGATGCCGCATACCGCGAGTCGGTCCTGCCGGCAGCGGTTGCCGCACGTGTCTCCGTGGAGGCAGGTTCTGACCTCACCTGGCGCGGCATCGTCGGCGACAACGGCCGCTCCGTCGCTATCGATCACTTCGGCGCATCCGCCGACTACAAGACGCTGTTCCAGGAATTCGGCATCACCACCGAGGCCGTCGTCGAGGCGGCACGCGCAACTGTCAAGGAGAACGCATGA
- the tal gene encoding transaldolase: MSTPTADLAAAGVSIWLDDLSRTRINSGNLAELIESRNVVGVTTNPTIFAGAITNPDDTSYDAQVTELAASGATAEEAVFAATTQDVGAALDVFRPVWEQSGHVDGRVSIEVSPDLAHDTEGTVAQAKQLWAKIDRPNLLVKIPATKAGLPAITEAIANGISVNVTLIFSLERYADVIDAYLTGLERAHSGDFDLASIHSVASFFVSRVDSETDKRLEAIGTDEALALKSKAGLANARLAYELFEKKFAEKRAQDLIALGANPQRPLWASTGVKDPALPDTLYVTELVAQGVVNTMPEKTLQATFDHGVITGDTITGGYDEAREVFAGLEKVGVDFADVTQVLEDEGVAKFIDSWHDLLTQVAEGLEAQR; encoded by the coding sequence ATGAGCACCCCCACCGCAGACCTCGCAGCCGCAGGCGTCAGCATCTGGCTGGATGACCTCTCCCGCACCCGCATCAATTCCGGCAACCTCGCCGAGCTGATCGAGTCCCGCAACGTCGTGGGCGTCACCACGAACCCGACCATCTTCGCCGGGGCGATCACCAACCCCGACGACACGTCGTACGACGCGCAGGTCACCGAACTGGCCGCTTCCGGTGCGACCGCCGAGGAGGCCGTCTTCGCGGCCACCACTCAGGACGTCGGCGCCGCACTCGACGTGTTCCGTCCCGTCTGGGAGCAGTCCGGACACGTCGACGGCCGTGTCTCGATCGAGGTCTCCCCCGACCTCGCGCACGACACCGAGGGAACCGTCGCTCAGGCCAAGCAGCTGTGGGCGAAGATCGACCGCCCGAACCTGCTCGTGAAGATCCCGGCGACCAAGGCCGGTCTTCCCGCGATCACTGAAGCGATCGCGAACGGGATCAGCGTCAACGTCACTCTGATCTTCAGCCTCGAGCGCTACGCAGACGTCATCGATGCTTACCTCACCGGGCTCGAGCGCGCACACAGCGGCGACTTCGATCTGGCGAGCATCCATTCCGTGGCGTCCTTCTTCGTGTCGCGCGTCGACAGCGAGACCGACAAGCGCCTCGAAGCCATCGGCACAGATGAGGCACTCGCGCTCAAGAGCAAAGCCGGTCTGGCCAACGCACGCCTCGCGTACGAACTGTTCGAGAAGAAGTTCGCCGAGAAGCGTGCGCAGGATCTCATCGCTCTGGGCGCCAACCCGCAGCGTCCGCTGTGGGCCTCAACCGGTGTCAAGGACCCGGCGCTGCCCGACACCCTGTACGTGACCGAGCTCGTCGCGCAGGGCGTCGTCAACACGATGCCGGAGAAGACCCTCCAGGCCACCTTCGATCATGGCGTCATCACCGGCGACACGATCACCGGTGGCTACGACGAGGCCCGTGAGGTCTTCGCCGGACTCGAGAAGGTCGGCGTCGACTTCGCCGATGTCACTCAGGTGCTCGAAGATGAGGGCGTCGCGAAGTTCATCGACTCCTGGCATGACCTGCTCACCCAGGTGGCCGAGGGGCTCGAGGCTCAGCGATGA
- a CDS encoding glucose-6-phosphate isomerase: MTFSIHASGAAKSAIDEVVPRLVGDLIASRITGFDSTLWGEAAEEEAAKRLGWVEAVSVSRPLVPEIVALRDELHAKGVNRVVLAGMGGSSLAPEVITQTAGVALTILDSTAPGQVLAALDEGLEQTVLVVSSKSGSTVETDSQRRTFEAAFRDLGIDPVERIVVVTDPGSPLDASAREAGYRVFNADPNVGGRYSALTAFGLVPSGLAGADISELLDEAEATLLQVAVDAADNPALRLGAAIAGTNPRRDKLGLITDGTHINGLPDWIEQLIAESTGKDGTGILPVVLLPVSPELDDVPADLQIVRLVDDANEFHLRERHQGEILVSGSLGANLIVWEYATAIAGYLLGIDPFNQPDVESAKVATRGLLDARPEPTAPAFVESGIEVRVSDPALAASGNIEAVLDALWAQLPEDGYVSIQAYVNRLELPQLQGLRELVAADSGRPTTFGWGPRFLHSTGQYHKGGPAQGVFLQILERTDVDLEIPERPFTFGQLIQAQAAGDAGVLAEHGRPVVSLTITEDSADVLALFEAAQK, from the coding sequence ATGACGTTCTCGATCCACGCCTCGGGCGCGGCGAAGTCCGCGATCGACGAGGTCGTTCCCCGGCTGGTCGGCGATTTGATCGCCTCCCGCATCACCGGGTTCGACTCGACCCTGTGGGGCGAAGCTGCCGAAGAAGAGGCGGCCAAGCGTCTCGGATGGGTCGAGGCCGTCTCGGTGTCACGTCCCCTGGTTCCGGAGATCGTCGCGCTCCGCGATGAGCTGCACGCCAAAGGTGTGAACCGCGTGGTCCTCGCCGGCATGGGCGGATCATCGCTCGCGCCCGAGGTCATCACGCAGACCGCCGGTGTGGCACTCACGATCCTCGATTCGACGGCGCCAGGACAGGTGCTCGCCGCATTGGACGAGGGCCTCGAGCAGACCGTCCTGGTCGTCTCATCGAAGTCGGGCTCCACCGTCGAGACCGATTCTCAGCGCCGCACTTTCGAAGCGGCGTTCCGCGACCTGGGCATCGATCCCGTTGAACGCATCGTCGTCGTCACCGACCCGGGCTCGCCTCTGGACGCCTCTGCGCGCGAAGCGGGCTATCGCGTGTTCAACGCCGACCCGAACGTCGGCGGTCGCTACTCCGCCCTCACCGCTTTCGGCCTTGTCCCGTCCGGCCTCGCCGGCGCCGACATCTCCGAGCTGCTCGACGAGGCTGAGGCCACGCTGCTGCAGGTCGCCGTCGACGCAGCCGACAATCCGGCGCTGCGCCTCGGCGCAGCCATCGCCGGCACGAATCCACGTCGCGACAAGCTGGGTCTGATCACCGACGGCACGCATATCAACGGACTGCCGGATTGGATCGAGCAGCTCATCGCCGAGTCCACCGGCAAGGACGGCACCGGCATCCTGCCCGTCGTCCTGCTCCCCGTTTCGCCGGAGCTGGATGATGTCCCCGCCGACCTGCAGATCGTGCGGCTCGTCGACGATGCGAACGAGTTCCACCTGCGTGAGCGTCATCAGGGCGAGATCCTCGTGAGCGGATCGCTCGGTGCGAACCTGATCGTCTGGGAGTACGCCACCGCGATCGCCGGCTACCTGCTCGGAATCGATCCGTTCAACCAGCCGGACGTCGAGTCGGCCAAGGTCGCGACCCGCGGGCTGCTGGATGCGCGTCCGGAGCCGACGGCCCCCGCGTTCGTCGAGAGCGGTATCGAGGTCCGCGTGTCGGATCCGGCTCTTGCCGCCTCCGGCAACATCGAGGCTGTGCTGGACGCACTCTGGGCACAGCTGCCGGAAGACGGGTACGTGTCGATCCAGGCCTACGTCAACCGTCTCGAGCTGCCGCAGCTGCAGGGCCTGCGCGAACTGGTCGCGGCCGATTCCGGTCGTCCGACCACGTTCGGCTGGGGACCGCGGTTCCTGCATTCGACCGGTCAGTACCACAAGGGTGGTCCGGCCCAGGGCGTGTTCCTGCAGATCCTGGAACGCACCGACGTCGATCTGGAGATCCCCGAGCGTCCGTTCACATTCGGTCAGCTCATCCAGGCGCAGGCTGCCGGCGATGCCGGCGTGCTCGCCGAGCATGGTCGCCCTGTCGTCTCACTGACGATCACAGAAGACTCGGCTGACGTCCTCGCCCTGTTCGAAGCCGCCCAGAAGTAG
- the zwf gene encoding glucose-6-phosphate dehydrogenase, whose protein sequence is MSVPVSRGHNPLRDPDDRRLNRIAGPSALVIFGVTGDLSRKKLMPAVYDLANRGLLPPGFALVGFARRDWEDQDFAQVVYDAVKQHARTEFREETWQQLLQGIRFVSGEFDNPESFVKLRDTVEKLDIERGTMGNHAYYLSIPPKSFPIVTKQLKDSGLVGDDHGDERWRRVVIEKPFGHDLDSARDLNEALEVAFPADAIFRIDHYLGKETVQNILALRFANELYEPIWNRNYVDHVQITMAEDIGVGGRAGYYDGVGAARDVIQNHLLQLLALTAMEEPISLSAEHLRAEKEKVLAAVTLPDDLSLATARGQYAGGWQGGEQVTGFLDEDGMNPESTTETYAAIKLDINTRRWADVPFYLRTGKRLGRRVTEIAVVFKRAPQHLFGRTNTAELGQNALVIRVQPDEGVTIRFGSKIPGAGSNVRDVTMDFGYGHAFTEASPEAYERLILDVLLGDPPLFPRHEEVELSWKILDPIEEYWASQKTPVEQYAPGSWGPASADALLARDGRVWRRP, encoded by the coding sequence ATGTCCGTTCCCGTATCACGCGGCCACAATCCGCTGCGCGACCCAGACGACCGTCGCCTCAATCGCATCGCAGGTCCCAGCGCGCTGGTGATCTTCGGTGTGACCGGTGACCTGTCGCGCAAGAAGCTCATGCCAGCGGTGTACGACCTGGCGAACCGCGGACTGCTGCCGCCCGGGTTCGCCCTCGTCGGCTTCGCCCGCCGCGACTGGGAAGACCAGGACTTCGCCCAAGTGGTCTACGACGCGGTGAAGCAGCACGCGCGCACCGAGTTCCGCGAGGAGACCTGGCAACAGTTGTTGCAGGGCATCCGGTTCGTCTCGGGCGAATTCGACAATCCTGAGTCCTTCGTGAAACTGCGCGATACCGTCGAGAAGCTCGACATCGAACGCGGCACGATGGGAAATCACGCGTACTACCTGTCGATTCCTCCGAAGTCCTTCCCCATCGTCACGAAGCAGCTGAAGGACTCCGGACTCGTCGGCGACGACCACGGAGACGAGCGTTGGCGCCGCGTGGTGATCGAGAAGCCGTTCGGCCACGACCTCGATTCGGCTCGCGACCTGAACGAGGCACTCGAGGTCGCGTTCCCCGCCGATGCGATCTTCCGCATCGACCACTACCTCGGCAAGGAGACGGTGCAGAACATCCTCGCGCTCCGTTTCGCGAACGAGCTGTACGAGCCGATCTGGAACCGCAACTACGTCGACCATGTGCAGATCACGATGGCGGAAGACATCGGAGTGGGTGGTCGCGCCGGGTATTACGACGGCGTCGGCGCTGCGCGTGACGTCATCCAGAATCACCTGCTGCAGCTTCTCGCACTCACTGCGATGGAGGAGCCGATCAGCCTGAGCGCTGAGCACCTGCGCGCAGAGAAGGAGAAGGTGCTCGCAGCGGTCACTCTTCCCGACGACCTCTCCCTCGCCACCGCACGCGGCCAGTACGCCGGCGGTTGGCAGGGCGGCGAACAGGTCACCGGCTTCCTCGACGAAGACGGGATGAATCCGGAGTCGACCACGGAGACGTATGCCGCGATCAAGCTCGACATCAATACGCGGCGTTGGGCGGATGTTCCGTTCTACCTGCGCACCGGCAAACGGCTCGGTCGGCGTGTCACGGAGATCGCCGTGGTCTTCAAGCGCGCACCGCAGCATCTCTTCGGGCGGACGAACACGGCTGAGCTCGGTCAGAACGCTCTCGTCATCCGCGTGCAGCCCGACGAAGGCGTCACGATCCGGTTCGGATCCAAGATTCCCGGCGCGGGCAGCAACGTCCGCGACGTGACGATGGACTTCGGATACGGTCACGCCTTCACCGAGGCCAGCCCTGAAGCATACGAGCGGCTCATCCTGGACGTGCTCCTCGGAGACCCGCCCCTGTTCCCGCGCCATGAAGAAGTCGAGCTGTCCTGGAAGATCCTCGACCCCATCGAGGAGTACTGGGCATCGCAGAAGACGCCGGTGGAGCAGTACGCCCCCGGCTCCTGGGGTCCGGCATCCGCTGATGCCCTCCTTGCCCGCGACGGACGAGTCTGGAGACGACCGTGA
- a CDS encoding glucose-6-phosphate dehydrogenase assembly protein OpcA, which produces MIIELPDTTVSQVAKHLVKMREEGGAVALGRVLTLVISARESVVEEAIEAANDASREHPMRVIVLTERDGDARLDAQIRVGGDAGASEVVVLRAQGDAASNEESLLTGLLLPDAPVVAWWPDDAPEEPSATPLGRIAQRRITDAATAKDVRAQIESLGRSHAPGDTDLAWTRLTHWREQLAAVLDQPPFEDVTAAEVRGAASSPSTALLAAWLQLALDVPVRWAYEKREEWDHGIKSVRLSRASGDILLERPVPGDAVLTQPGQPHHDLHLPRRTLRECLAEELRRLDPDVLYGRVITEGWEKLGPPETGE; this is translated from the coding sequence GTGATCATCGAACTTCCCGACACGACCGTGAGCCAGGTCGCCAAGCATCTCGTCAAGATGCGCGAAGAGGGCGGCGCGGTCGCACTCGGCCGTGTGTTGACGCTGGTCATCTCCGCGCGAGAGAGCGTGGTGGAGGAAGCCATCGAGGCGGCGAACGACGCCTCGCGTGAGCATCCGATGCGCGTGATCGTTCTCACAGAACGCGACGGCGACGCACGTCTTGACGCGCAGATCCGCGTCGGCGGTGACGCCGGAGCGAGCGAGGTCGTCGTGCTCCGCGCGCAGGGAGACGCTGCCAGCAACGAGGAGAGCCTCCTCACCGGCCTTCTGCTGCCAGACGCTCCCGTGGTCGCGTGGTGGCCGGATGACGCTCCGGAGGAGCCTTCTGCCACCCCGCTCGGGCGCATCGCCCAACGCCGCATCACCGACGCCGCCACCGCCAAGGACGTCCGTGCGCAGATCGAGTCCCTCGGGCGCTCCCATGCTCCCGGCGACACCGACCTTGCATGGACCCGTCTCACCCACTGGCGCGAACAGCTCGCGGCAGTGCTCGACCAGCCGCCGTTCGAAGATGTGACGGCCGCCGAGGTTCGCGGTGCGGCTTCCTCGCCATCCACTGCGCTGCTCGCGGCCTGGCTGCAGCTCGCCCTCGACGTTCCGGTCCGATGGGCGTACGAGAAGCGCGAAGAATGGGACCACGGCATCAAGTCGGTCCGTCTCAGTCGTGCGAGCGGCGACATCCTGCTGGAGCGCCCCGTCCCCGGCGACGCCGTGCTCACACAGCCCGGCCAGCCGCACCACGACCTGCATCTGCCTCGTCGCACGCTTCGGGAGTGCCTGGCAGAGGAGTTGCGCCGCCTGGATCCCGATGTCCTGTACGGTCGAGTCATCACCGAGGGCTGGGAGAAGCTGGGTCCGCCCGAGACCGGAGAGTGA